The following are from one region of the Actinomyces sp. oral taxon 897 genome:
- the rpsK gene encoding 30S ribosomal protein S11, giving the protein MPPKTRSGAQKVRRKDRKNVAHGHAYIKSTFNNTIVSLTDPHGAVIAWASSGQVGFKGSRKSTPYAAQLAAEAAARRGAEHGMKKVDVFVKGPGPGRETAIRSLQAAGLEVGSITDVTPQAHNGCRPPKRRHV; this is encoded by the coding sequence ATGCCTCCCAAGACCCGCTCTGGCGCGCAGAAGGTGCGTCGCAAGGACCGCAAGAACGTCGCCCACGGCCACGCCTACATTAAGTCCACCTTCAACAACACCATTGTCTCCCTGACCGACCCCCACGGCGCGGTCATCGCCTGGGCCTCCTCCGGGCAGGTCGGCTTCAAGGGCTCGCGCAAGTCCACGCCCTACGCCGCCCAGCTGGCCGCCGAGGCCGCCGCCCGCCGCGGCGCCGAGCACGGCATGAAGAAGGTCGACGTCTTCGTCAAGGGCCCCGGCCCGGGCCGCGAGACCGCGATCCGCTCCCTGCAGGCCGCCGGCCTGGAGGTCGGCTCCATTACCGACGTCACCCCCCAGGCCCACAACGGCTGCCGTCCCCCCAAGCGTCGTCACGTCTGA
- the rpsM gene encoding 30S ribosomal protein S13 — MARISGVDLPREKRVEVALTYIFGIGRTRATETLAATGVNPDTRVKDLTEEELVRLRTHIDSSYQVEGDLRREVQADIRRKIEIGCYQGLRHRRHLPVHGQRTKTNARTRKGPKRTVAGKKKAK; from the coding sequence GTGGCACGTATTTCCGGTGTCGACCTGCCTCGCGAGAAGCGAGTCGAGGTCGCACTCACCTACATCTTCGGGATCGGCCGCACCCGCGCCACCGAGACCCTGGCCGCGACGGGCGTCAACCCGGACACGCGCGTCAAGGACCTCACCGAGGAGGAGCTCGTCAGGCTGCGCACCCACATTGACTCCAGCTACCAGGTCGAGGGTGACCTGAGGCGTGAGGTGCAGGCTGACATCCGTCGCAAGATCGAGATCGGCTGCTACCAGGGCCTGCGCCACCGCCGTCACCTCCCGGTGCACGGCCAGCGCACCAAGACCAACGCGCGTACCCGCAAGGGCCCCAAGCGCACCGTGGCCGGTAAGAAGAAGGCCAAGTAA